GTCATCGTCCAGCTGACCCGCTTCGCGGACGGCGCCCGCCGTATCACCGAGGTCGCGCTGCTGGAGAGCCACGGCAGCGAGCCGTACCGACTCGTCACGGTCGCCCGCTTCAACGCCCAGCCCATGGCCGCGGACGGCCGTATCCACGGCGCCTTCGAGTACCACCCCCTCCCGCGCCGCACCGCCGACCGCCTCTACATGGCGAGCCAGCCCATCCCCCAGGCCTTCGGCATCGCCCAGTCCGCGGACCAGCTAGCCACCCGAGAAGCCAGGTAGGAACCGTCCCCATGGAACTGCGATCCCTGATCACGCTGACCACCGGCGTCACCCTGCTGACCTGCGTCCTGGCGGTCGTGGGCCTGCACTCCTACGCCATGGGCAAGGCACAGCGCCAGGCACTCGTCGACCGGCTCTCCGCCACCGGCCAGACCCCGGTCGTAGGCCGCCGCCGCCACTTCCGCGACCTGGACCGCCGCCTGCGCCGCACCAACCTGGGCAAGAAACTGGAACTGCGCCTGGCCGCCACCGGCCTGGACATCACCCCGGGCGAGTTCTTCGTCTGCATGCTCGCCACGGTCGCGGGCCTGTGGCTGATCGGCCAGGCGGCCCTGGCCCCGTTCTTCGGCCCGCTGGCCGGTCTGCTGGGCATCTGGGTGGCATGGCAGTTCCTCAACTGGCAGCGGCAGAAGCGCATCGAGAAGTTCATCAACCAGCTTCCTGAGCTGGCCCGCATCCTCGCCAACGCGACCCAAGCCGGACTCGCGCTGCGCACGGCGATCGGGATGGCGGCGGAGGAACTGGAGGCCCCGGCGGGAGAGGAACTCGGCAAGGTAGCCAGCCAACTGGCGATCGGCGCGTCGATGGACGACGCCCTGAGCGAACTGGCGGACCGCCTCCCCTCCCGCGAGCTGGTCGTCCTGGTCACCACGCTGGTGCTGTCCAACCGCGCGGGCGGCCAGGTGGTCAGCGCCCTGCGGAACCTGACGGAGACGCTGGAGGAGCGCAAGGAGACGCGACGGGAGGTCCGCACCCAGCTGTCGCAGGTGAGCATGACGTCGTACGCGGTGCCGGTGCTGGGCGTGGGCTCCCTGTTCCTGATGAACGGCGTGAAGGACGGGGCACTGGAGCGCATGACGGGCTCACCGTTCGGCCAGGGGGCGGTCATCATCGCCTTCTCCCTCTACGCCGTCGGCTTCATCCTCATCCGCCGCCTGTCCCGCATCGACGTCTGAGAAGGCCGGAGCAGATTCATGGGACTTCTTCTCGCACTGGTCATGGGCCTCAGCGTCTGGGGCGTCTTCGCCGGCCTCCGCATGTACCGGGCCGAGGCCAAACTCCCCGGCGACCTCGCGCTCGCCCTGGAGGTCGGCTCCACCCGTACCGGCGCGGTGGACTCGCTGATCGACCGCCTGGGCATGCGGTACGCCCCCGCCGTCCTGCGCCTGATGGGCCCCAAGCAG
This region of Streptomyces caelestis genomic DNA includes:
- a CDS encoding type II secretion system F family protein — translated: MELRSLITLTTGVTLLTCVLAVVGLHSYAMGKAQRQALVDRLSATGQTPVVGRRRHFRDLDRRLRRTNLGKKLELRLAATGLDITPGEFFVCMLATVAGLWLIGQAALAPFFGPLAGLLGIWVAWQFLNWQRQKRIEKFINQLPELARILANATQAGLALRTAIGMAAEELEAPAGEELGKVASQLAIGASMDDALSELADRLPSRELVVLVTTLVLSNRAGGQVVSALRNLTETLEERKETRREVRTQLSQVSMTSYAVPVLGVGSLFLMNGVKDGALERMTGSPFGQGAVIIAFSLYAVGFILIRRLSRIDV